The DNA window CGATTTCGGCTTTGCAGAGGTCTTCGCGCGTCCACTGTCAGCACTCGGACACAGCGGCGACCTACTCGTAGTCCTGTCAACCAGCGGAAATTCTGAAAACGTTGTCCGTGCAGCAGCGACAGCGAAATCACGTGGGATGCAAGTATTTGGACTGCTCGGTGGGGATGGCGGGGATATTAAGCAGCACTGCGATATATGCCTGATTGCCCCCGGCAACACGGCTGACCGTATTCAAGAAATCCATATTAAAGTCTTGCACATTCTGATTGAACACGTCGAGCGATTGATATTCCCAGAGAACTACCGATAGCTACCTCTTACTGTCCTTGCAAATTAACGGTGGATTTTCAGGGAGCGATGTGATACGATAAATTGTTGAGAACCTTTGAGGAGGCGACAATGAGAAGTTTTGGAACTGAGGGGCGCGTCCGTCCTGAACATCACTATATTGTTCCACGCACCGAGGAGATTACCGATTTCATCAGCCGCGTCAAAAATGGCAAGTACATCGTCCTCTTCGCGCCGCGCCAGACCGGGAAAACCACCTTCTTCCGATTGGCACTTGAAGCACTTGTCGCGAAAGACCCGACCTATTTTCCGATTCAGTTGGATTTTCAAACGATGCGTAACGCCGCACCTGCCACTTTTTATGAACAACTCTACTACCAGATTAACAGGCAAATTGAGAGCGTCTTCCAAAAACGAGGTGAGGTGCCTTCCGAAGCATTGACCCAATTTTTAGAGAACACAACGCTAACCGATCATTTTTCGATGGAAGCGTTCTTTGAAAACCTTAAAAGTTTTCTGGACAACGATTTTGGTAATCAAGGGCTTGCTTCCACGAAGGTTGTACTCCTCATCGATGAATTTGACGGTATCCCGCAAACCGTCGTGAGCAATTTTTTGTATTCACTCCGCCAAATTTACCTCTCTGACGAGATACCCTGTCCGCACAGCGTAGGCATCGTTGGGGTCAAGAGCATCGCGCAGCTAGATTACGACAGGTCTGTCTCTCCGTTTAATATCCAGGATGAATTTCAGTTGCCGAACTTTACACCTGAACAAGTACACGGGCTCCTATCACAATATACCGATGAAGTTGGGCAAGCCTTCGAGCCCGAGGTTGTTGAATCTATCCATAAGGAGACTGCCGGGCAACCTGTCCTTGTCAACGGTCTCGCGCGGATTCTTACCGAGGACTTGGATATCCCGAAAACCGAATCGATTACGATGGCACACTTTTTAAAGGCGCATATCCAACTTGTGCGCGGCCGGAACGTCAACATTCAGCATCTCACAACCAATATCCGTAGGGATAGGCGTTTCGAAAGAATCCTGATGGATATCATGTCTTATGAAGACGGCCTGGACTTCAACCTGCGGGATCCACACATCGATGAACTCGCTACGTATGGTGTCATTAAGGAAGACGCCGATGGCATGTGTCAAATTGCGAATCCGATTTATCTCTATTGCATCATGCAGGCGTTCAAGCCGACGATGAACGGACTTGAACTGGAATACCACCACGAAGACAATATAGACGGTTTTCAAGGTTACCTGACTGTCACGGGACAGATAGACATGGAACGGCTGCTTGATAACTTCCGAGACTTCATCGCACGCGCTGGCTTCAAAATCCTACAGGTGCCTGATACGCCGCAAGAATCTGTGGGACGCCATCTTCTCCTTACCTATCTGGACCTTTTTGCTCGGAGCGT is part of the Candidatus Poribacteria bacterium genome and encodes:
- a CDS encoding AAA-like domain-containing protein; its protein translation is MRSFGTEGRVRPEHHYIVPRTEEITDFISRVKNGKYIVLFAPRQTGKTTFFRLALEALVAKDPTYFPIQLDFQTMRNAAPATFYEQLYYQINRQIESVFQKRGEVPSEALTQFLENTTLTDHFSMEAFFENLKSFLDNDFGNQGLASTKVVLLIDEFDGIPQTVVSNFLYSLRQIYLSDEIPCPHSVGIVGVKSIAQLDYDRSVSPFNIQDEFQLPNFTPEQVHGLLSQYTDEVGQAFEPEVVESIHKETAGQPVLVNGLARILTEDLDIPKTESITMAHFLKAHIQLVRGRNVNIQHLTTNIRRDRRFERILMDIMSYEDGLDFNLRDPHIDELATYGVIKEDADGMCQIANPIYLYCIMQAFKPTMNGLELEYHHEDNIDGFQGYLTVTGQIDMERLLDNFRDFIARAGFKILQVPDTPQESVGRHLLLTYLDLFARSVGGALFFETETGRGRMDLLITHEREKYIVETKIWRGDSRYQAGKRQLAAYLKLEGVGQGYYVVFDHRRNPEPRVETQELDGVTVRSYVIPVMQKQPSS
- a CDS encoding SIS domain-containing protein, whose translation is MDILHSIRDALLEAQDVLDRFIRNPENITTIAETAEMMQDVFERQGRIFTCGNGGSLCDAVHFAEECTGKFRDDRRPLPAMALSDAGHITCTANDFGFAEVFARPLSALGHSGDLLVVLSTSGNSENVVRAAATAKSRGMQVFGLLGGDGGDIKQHCDICLIAPGNTADRIQEIHIKVLHILIEHVERLIFPENYR